Below is a genomic region from Cellulomonas sp. P24.
CGGCGCCTTCGCGCACGAGCGGCTGCTCGAGCTGTTCGACTCGGTGTTCTCCGGACGGACCGACACCGATGAGGACCGTCAGGACCTCGAGACACTCGCCGCGGCCCTCAAGCCGATGTCCACGTGGCATGCGCTCACGACGCTGCAGACCGCACGCGAGGCCTGCGGCGGTGCCGGCTTCATGGTCGAGAACCGCCTGACGTCGCTCCGCGCCGACCTCGACGTGTACGTGACGTTCGAGGGCGACAACACGGTGCTCCTCCAGCTCGTGGCCAAGCGTCTGCTCGCCGACTACGGGCGTGAGTTCAAGGACGTCGACGCCGGCGGTGTCGCGCGGTACATCGCGACGCGGGCTGCCGATGCCGCGCTGCACCGCACGCCGTTGCAGCGCGCCCTGCAGATCCTCGCGGACCAGGGGGACGCGCGCCGATCCGTCGGGCAGCTGCGTGGCGCCGAGGCGCAACGTGACCTGCTGACCGATCGGGTGGACTCGATGGTCGCGGAGCTCGCGGCCGCACTGCGTCCGGCGACCAAGGCCTCGCGCGCGGACGCCGCGGCGCTGTTCAACCGCCACCAGCACCAGCTGATCGAGACGGCGCGGGCCCATGCCGAGCTGGTCCAGTGGGAGGCGTTCACGGCCGCTCTCACCACGATCGAGGACCCCGGCACGGCTCGCGTGCTCGGGTGGCTGCGCGATCTGTTCGGCCTGACCCTCATCGAGCGGAACCTGGCGTGGTACCTCATCCACGGCCGGCTGTCCGTCGGGCGCGCGCGCACGGTGACGTCGTACGTCGACCGGCTGCTCACGCACCTGCGCCCGCACGCCCAGGACCTCGTGGACGCGTTCGGCTACGCGCCCGAGGCGATCCGCGCCACGATCGCCACCGGTGCCGAGCGCGAGCGTCAGGACGAGGCCCGCGCCCACTACCGGGCGCAGCGCGCCTCCGGCACCGCCCCCGTCCCGGAGAAGTCCCGCACCTCCTGACCGACCCAGCTCCCGCACCTTCCCGTCCCGACGGTCTGGTCGACCGGAAGTCCACGCGAGTCGATCCCGCCCGTCGGTCGGTCCCGCCAGTCGGGTGTCCGGGTGGGTCGTGTGCTGTCGAGTGGAGCGTTCTGTCGCGACACGCCCGCGTGTCGCTGACAGAACGCTCCACTCGACAGAAGGGGGCGGGTTACCAGCGGTTGCGGGCTTCTTCGGCCCAGCCGACGGCGCCGTCGACGTGGACCCGGGTGCCGGTGTCGTCCGTCATCCAGCCCGACCACATGCCGAAGCACTGGTGGGTCTCGCTCGCCACGACGACGAGGTTCGTCCGTGCGGCGCGCTCGTGGAACGGTGCGAACGTGAGCTCCACGTGGCGACGGTCCACGTCGTGCACGTGCCAGGGGGCCAGCCACTCGGTGCGGTCGTACTCCCAGACCAGCTCGTCGCTGTTCTTGTGCAGCCGGCCGTCGAGCACCAGGGCGTTCTCGGTCGAGCCGGTGCCGTCCGTCCACGCCCCACCGACCTGGACCCCGACCGTGCGGCCGTCGACGACCCCGCTGCCCGCCCCCCAGTTCCAGCGCATCGAGTACGGCCACAGCCCGCGCCCGTGGTCGAGCACGGCCCACGACTCGCCGGCCGGGACCTCGTGGCGCACCCCGTCGACGACGACCGACCCGGCCGCCGGTCGTGCGACGTCCTTGAGCGTGTACTGGAAGCGCCGGTCGCTCCACGGCACCACGACGCCCAACGACTCGTGCCCCGCGGGCAGCTCGGCGATGACGTCCACCTCGACCCGCGCCGTCCGGGCCCGCAGCCGGGTGCGTCCGGGGGCGTCGTCGATGGCGATGTCGAGCCCGCGTGCGTGCGCCCGCGACGGGCCGGTCCCGCTGGTGTCGGGCAGCGTGCAGCCGGCGCCGAACGGCACGACGGCCACCGTGTCGATCTCCTCGGACGTCCGGCGGTCGAGCACCCAGACCTGGTGCTGCGCCGCGTAGTCGAGATCGGCGACGGTCAGCGCGATCACGTGGGTGGGCGTGACGACGCCCCAGTACTCCCAGCGCTTGGTCCGGCCCCAGCCGTGCAACGGGGTGCGGGGGAGCCGTGTCCCGTGCAGCGGTCCGCGCGTCCAGCCGACGGTGTCGGGGTTCAGCCGCCCGTCCGGCAGGCAGAGCTCGACGGCGGTGACGATCTCACGTTCGGTTCTCACGGGGCTCCCTCGTCCCGGCGGACGCACCGACGCCCGCCCCGACCCAGCATCCCAGGTCAGCGCCCTGTCGCGGCAGCCCCCGCACATCACCCGTCTCCCGCCGAGTGGAGCGGTCTGCAGCGACACGCCCGCGTGTCGCTCGCAGACCGCTCCACTTGGCGGGAGGGCGTCGGGGCGCCGGTATCCTGGGTGGCGTCTGCGCTGGCCTCTCGTGAGGGATTCGATGACCACGTCGCCCACCACTCCGTCTCCCGAGACCGTGTCCTTCGACACCGTCGCGAACGCCGAGGCCACTCCCGACCAGGAGATGCCGTACGCCGAGCTCGGCCTGACGCCCGGGGAGTACCAGCAGATCCACGACCTCCTCGGTCGTCGCCCGACCGCGGCCGAGCTCGCGATGTACTCCGTGATGTGGTCCGAGCACTGCTCGTACAAGTCGTCGAAGGCGCACCTGAGCAAGTTCGGCGCGAAGACCACACCGGCGATGAAGGAGCACCTGCTCGTCGGCATCGGCGAGAACGCGGGCGTCGTCGACATCGGCGACGGCTGGGCCGTCACCTTCAAGGTCGAGTCCCACAACCACCCGAGCTTCGTCGAGCCGTACCAGGGCGCCGCGACCGGCGTCGGCGGCATCGTCCGCGACATCATCTCGATGGGCGCACGGCCGGTCGCGGTCATGGACCAGCTGCGGTTCGGGGCGATCGACCACCCGGACACCGCGCGCGTCGTGCACGGCGTGGTCTCCGGCGTCGGCGGCTACGGCAACTGCCTCGGCCTCCCGAACGTCGGCGGCGAGGTCGTCTTCGACCCCTCCTACCAGGGCAACCCGCTCGTGAACGCCCTCTGCGTGGGGGTGCTCCGGCACGAGGACATCCACCTCGCGAACGCGACCGGCGTCGGCAACAAGGTCGTGCTGTTCGGCGCCCGCACCGGCGGCGACGGCATCGGCGGCGCCTCGATCCTCGCGAGCGAGACCTTCGACGACACCAAGCCGTCCAAGCGGCCGAGCGTCCAGGTCGGCGACCCGTTCATGGAGAAGGTGCTCATCGAGTGCTGCCTCGAGCTCTTCGCGGCTGGCGTCGTCGAGGGCATCCAGGACCTCGGGGCTGCCGGGATCTCCTGCGCGACGAGCGAGCTCGCGAGCAACGGCGACGGCGGCATGTACGTCGAGCTCGACAAGGTGCTGCTGCGCGACCCGAGCCTGACGCCCGGCGAGATCCTCATGTCGGAGTCGCAGGAGCGCATGATGGCCGTCGTCACGCCGGCGAAGCTCGACGAGTTCCTCGCGATCACCCGCAAGTGGGACGTCGAGACGGCGGTGATCGGCGAGGTGACCGACACCGGTCGGCTGGTGATCGACCACCACGGCGTGAAGATCGTCGACGTCCTCCCGCGCACCGTGGCCCACGAGGGCCCCGTCTACCACCGCCCGTACGCGCGGCCGGCCTGGCAGGACGCCCTCAACGCGGCGACCCTCAGCGGGCCCGACGCGGACCCGCGGTACGCGCGCCCGTCCACCCCGGAGGAGCTCCGCTCCACGCTGCTGCGACTCCTCGGCTCGCCGAACCTGTCCTCGAAGTCCTGGGTCACCAACCAGTACGACCGGTTCGTGCAGGGCAACACGGGCCTCGCGCAGCCCGACGACGGCGGTGTGATCCGCGTGGACGAGACCACCGGCCTCGGCGTCGCGCTGTCGACCGACGCGAACGGTCGCTGGACCAAGCTCGACCCGTACACGGGTGCGCAGCTCGCGCTCGCGGAGGCCTACCGCAACGTCGCGACGACGGGCGCCCGCCCGCTCGCGGTCACCGACTGCCTGAACTTCGGGTCCCCCGAGGACCCGGACTCGATGTGGCAGCTCGTCCAGGCCATCGAGGGGCTCGCGGAGGCATGCCAGACCCTCGGCGTCCCCGTGACGGGCGGCAACGTCTCGCTCTACAACGGCACCGGTGAGCCCGGTCAGATCGACTCGTCGATCCACCCGACCCCGGTCGTCGGGGTCCTCGGCGTGATCGACGACGTCGCGCGTGCCACCCGGTCGGGGTGGACCGCACCGGGTCTGTCGATCTACCTGCTCGGCACGACCCGCGGCGAGCTCGACGGCTCCGCGTGGGCCGACGTCGTCCACTCCCACCTCGGTGGTCTCCCGCCGAAGGTCGACCTCGCCGCTGAGCGGACCCTCGCCGAGATCCTCGTCAACGCCGCGCGCGACCACCTGGTCGACGCCGCCCACGACCTCTCCGAGGGTGGCCTCGCCCAGGCGCTGGTCGAGGCCTGCCTGCGGTTCGGCGTCGGTGCGCGGGTCTCGCTCGACGCCCTGTGCGCGCGCGACGGCGTCTCGACCTTCGAGGCGTTGTTCTCCGAGTCGACCGGTCGGGTGCTCGTCGCCGTCCCGCGGAGCGAGGAGGTCCGGTTCGTGGACCTCTGCACCGCGCGGGGCTACCCGTCGCTCCGGATCGGGATCACGGACGACGCGTGCCAGCCCGGCTCCGGTGCGCTCGGTGCGCCCGACGAGGAGCACGAGAACGAGCCCGCCCTCGAGATCCAGGGCCTGTTCACCCTGCCCCTCGCGGAGGCGCGCACGGTGTTCGAGGCCACCCTCCCGAGCCACTTCGGCTGACCCCACCGGCCCATGCCCCCGCGCCGTCGCACCGACCCCGCCGACGGGCGTGCTGCCGTCGCGATCTGGCGGGCAGCCCCCGAGGACGCGCCCCGGAGCGCGGTCCGGGTCGCGGTGCGCTTCACCCTCGAGGAGCTCGCGGAGGTCGCGCCCGGGCACGCCGTCGAGGTCCGGGTCCCGCCCGACGGCGCGGTGCAGGCCGTCGAGGGGCCGCGGCACACGCGAGGCACACCGCCGAACGTCGTCGAGACCGATCCGCAGACCTGGCTCGCACTCGCCACCGGCCTGCTGACCTGGGACGATGCGGTGGCCGCCGGCCGGGTCTCGGCGTCCGGGGAGCGTGCCGACCTGTCCGCCGTCCTCCCGCTCCAGGCCACCCGCGCGCGTCCATGACGCCCCGCTCCCGGGTGTCGGATGCCGACCGACCCCGCCGCGAACCGCGGCCCCGGCGACCGGCCCGCGGTGACGACGCCAGCGGTGAGCGGGTCGCCGCGGGAGAAGCGTCACCCCGTCTCCCGCGCCCGACTACTCTCAAGGGGTGACATCCTCACCGTCGCCCGACCCGACGCGCGGCCCGGCCACGCCGCCGAGCGAGGCCGAGCTCCGGCGGATCGCGCGACCGGCCACCGTGCGCCGTGCGCCGAGGTTCCGCGCGTT
It encodes:
- the purL gene encoding phosphoribosylformylglycinamidine synthase subunit PurL; the protein is MTTSPTTPSPETVSFDTVANAEATPDQEMPYAELGLTPGEYQQIHDLLGRRPTAAELAMYSVMWSEHCSYKSSKAHLSKFGAKTTPAMKEHLLVGIGENAGVVDIGDGWAVTFKVESHNHPSFVEPYQGAATGVGGIVRDIISMGARPVAVMDQLRFGAIDHPDTARVVHGVVSGVGGYGNCLGLPNVGGEVVFDPSYQGNPLVNALCVGVLRHEDIHLANATGVGNKVVLFGARTGGDGIGGASILASETFDDTKPSKRPSVQVGDPFMEKVLIECCLELFAAGVVEGIQDLGAAGISCATSELASNGDGGMYVELDKVLLRDPSLTPGEILMSESQERMMAVVTPAKLDEFLAITRKWDVETAVIGEVTDTGRLVIDHHGVKIVDVLPRTVAHEGPVYHRPYARPAWQDALNAATLSGPDADPRYARPSTPEELRSTLLRLLGSPNLSSKSWVTNQYDRFVQGNTGLAQPDDGGVIRVDETTGLGVALSTDANGRWTKLDPYTGAQLALAEAYRNVATTGARPLAVTDCLNFGSPEDPDSMWQLVQAIEGLAEACQTLGVPVTGGNVSLYNGTGEPGQIDSSIHPTPVVGVLGVIDDVARATRSGWTAPGLSIYLLGTTRGELDGSAWADVVHSHLGGLPPKVDLAAERTLAEILVNAARDHLVDAAHDLSEGGLAQALVEACLRFGVGARVSLDALCARDGVSTFEALFSESTGRVLVAVPRSEEVRFVDLCTARGYPSLRIGITDDACQPGSGALGAPDEEHENEPALEIQGLFTLPLAEARTVFEATLPSHFG
- a CDS encoding DUF2804 domain-containing protein produces the protein MRTEREIVTAVELCLPDGRLNPDTVGWTRGPLHGTRLPRTPLHGWGRTKRWEYWGVVTPTHVIALTVADLDYAAQHQVWVLDRRTSEEIDTVAVVPFGAGCTLPDTSGTGPSRAHARGLDIAIDDAPGRTRLRARTARVEVDVIAELPAGHESLGVVVPWSDRRFQYTLKDVARPAAGSVVVDGVRHEVPAGESWAVLDHGRGLWPYSMRWNWGAGSGVVDGRTVGVQVGGAWTDGTGSTENALVLDGRLHKNSDELVWEYDRTEWLAPWHVHDVDRRHVELTFAPFHERAARTNLVVVASETHQCFGMWSGWMTDDTGTRVHVDGAVGWAEEARNRW
- a CDS encoding sterol carrier family protein, which produces MPPRRRTDPADGRAAVAIWRAAPEDAPRSAVRVAVRFTLEELAEVAPGHAVEVRVPPDGAVQAVEGPRHTRGTPPNVVETDPQTWLALATGLLTWDDAVAAGRVSASGERADLSAVLPLQATRARP